One segment of Cervus canadensis isolate Bull #8, Minnesota chromosome 32, ASM1932006v1, whole genome shotgun sequence DNA contains the following:
- the PVRIG gene encoding transmembrane protein PVRIG isoform X2 — protein sequence MDRPRALGLLWVLLTLCLTAGTPEVWLQVRREATEASFTIRCGFLGSGSISLVTVSYGGPDGAGGTTLAVLHPTLGTKNWTASCRARWETSTSVSLTVESAPTAGRGSGPNTTFCWLPAASPAPVLRADLAGILGVSGVLLSGCIYLLYLLRRQRHWAIMKLQPPRHSSPQTDGGASAAGQASLTSFHAPYATATATTTNYFSPATLHPVPPPQPLPGWVPLPTHAARLPQSPGPWAPPPASTRSSFVSVENRLYAQAEKRPLHAPADCILLPDPLGRRAALGPSGVR from the exons ATGGACAGGCCCCGGGCCCTGGGCCTGCTCTGGGTGCTGCTGACTCTCTGCCTCACTGCCG GGACTCCGGAGGTGTGGCTGCAGGTTCGGAGGGAGGCCACCGAGGCCTCCTTCACCATCCGCTGTGGATTCCTGGGCTCGGGCTCCATCTCCCTGGTGACTGTGAGCTACGGGGGCCCCGACGGTGCTGGGGGGACCACGCTGGCCGTGCTGCACCCCACACTCGGCACCAAGAACTGGACAGCCTCCTGCCGGGCCCGCTGGGAAACCAGCACCAGCGTCTCCCTCACCGTGGAAAGCGCTCCCACCGCAGGGAGGGGCTCCGGCCCCAACACCACATTCTGCT GGCTCCCTGCTGCCAGTCCAGCCCCCGTGCTGCGGGCCGACCTGGCTGGGATCCTGGGGGTGTCGGGGGTCCTCCTCTCTGGCTGCATCTACCTTCTCTACCTCCTGCGTCGGCAGAGGCACTG GGCCATCATGAAGCTTCAGCCGCCCAGACACAGCAGCCCCCAGACAGACGGGGGAGCCAGT GCAGCCGGCCAAGCCTCCCTGACCTCCTTCCACGCCCCCTATGCCACCGCCACCGCCACAACCACCAACTACTTCAGCCCGGCAACCCTGCACCcggtccccccaccccagccactgCCCGGGTGGGTGCCGCTCCCCACCCACGCCGCGCGCCTACCCCAGAGCCCCGGCCCCTGGGCACCCCCGCCGGCCTCCACGCGCAGCAGTTTCGTCTCGGTGGAGAACCGACTCTACGCTCAGGCGGAAAAGCGGCCGCTCCACGCCCCCGCCGACTGCATCCTGCTCCCGGACCCTCTGGGGCGCAGAGCCGCTTTGGGGCCTTCAGGAGTGCGATGA
- the PVRIG gene encoding transmembrane protein PVRIG isoform X1, translating into MDRPRALGLLWVLLTLCLTAGTPEVWLQVRREATEASFTIRCGFLGSGSISLVTVSYGGPDGAGGTTLAVLHPTLGTKNWTASCRARWETSTSVSLTVESAPTAGRGSGPNTTFCCKFTSFPEGSQEACGNLSLSADPGLPAASPAPVLRADLAGILGVSGVLLSGCIYLLYLLRRQRHWAIMKLQPPRHSSPQTDGGASAAGQASLTSFHAPYATATATTTNYFSPATLHPVPPPQPLPGWVPLPTHAARLPQSPGPWAPPPASTRSSFVSVENRLYAQAEKRPLHAPADCILLPDPLGRRAALGPSGVR; encoded by the exons ATGGACAGGCCCCGGGCCCTGGGCCTGCTCTGGGTGCTGCTGACTCTCTGCCTCACTGCCG GGACTCCGGAGGTGTGGCTGCAGGTTCGGAGGGAGGCCACCGAGGCCTCCTTCACCATCCGCTGTGGATTCCTGGGCTCGGGCTCCATCTCCCTGGTGACTGTGAGCTACGGGGGCCCCGACGGTGCTGGGGGGACCACGCTGGCCGTGCTGCACCCCACACTCGGCACCAAGAACTGGACAGCCTCCTGCCGGGCCCGCTGGGAAACCAGCACCAGCGTCTCCCTCACCGTGGAAAGCGCTCCCACCGCAGGGAGGGGCTCCGGCCCCAACACCACATTCTGCTGCAAGTTCACCTCCTTCCCTGAGGGCTCCCAGGAGGCCTGTGGGAACCTGTCCCTCAGCGCAGACCCAG GGCTCCCTGCTGCCAGTCCAGCCCCCGTGCTGCGGGCCGACCTGGCTGGGATCCTGGGGGTGTCGGGGGTCCTCCTCTCTGGCTGCATCTACCTTCTCTACCTCCTGCGTCGGCAGAGGCACTG GGCCATCATGAAGCTTCAGCCGCCCAGACACAGCAGCCCCCAGACAGACGGGGGAGCCAGT GCAGCCGGCCAAGCCTCCCTGACCTCCTTCCACGCCCCCTATGCCACCGCCACCGCCACAACCACCAACTACTTCAGCCCGGCAACCCTGCACCcggtccccccaccccagccactgCCCGGGTGGGTGCCGCTCCCCACCCACGCCGCGCGCCTACCCCAGAGCCCCGGCCCCTGGGCACCCCCGCCGGCCTCCACGCGCAGCAGTTTCGTCTCGGTGGAGAACCGACTCTACGCTCAGGCGGAAAAGCGGCCGCTCCACGCCCCCGCCGACTGCATCCTGCTCCCGGACCCTCTGGGGCGCAGAGCCGCTTTGGGGCCTTCAGGAGTGCGATGA